The uncultured Fibrobacter sp. genome window below encodes:
- a CDS encoding exonuclease SbcCD subunit D, whose product MKLIHTADLHIGKSVCEHSMLDEQRHILAEILKAVETEKPEALLVAGDVYDKSVPSADAVAVLDDFLVKLSKTGTKVFVLSGNHDSAERLAFGGRLMNDRGVYMSQVYSGSFMPVTLKDDFGEVDVWLLPFVRPAAVRACLKSDEERGEVVDYTSAMRMAIAQMNFTPGRRNVLLAHQFVTGAERSDSEENVGGLDNVDASVFDGFDYVALGHIHKPQNVAKDESGVARVRYSGTPLKYSLSEKDHKKSLTVIELGAKADAGLSEIAVHEIPLTPKHDVREIRGTFAELVSPDFQRGQLTEGLKPDDYIYVKLTDENDVPDAALKLRGIYPNLMMLDYDNERTRNQKIVVGEGKAEQKTPMQLFSEFFTDMTKRELNEEECEFVRDMIDCIWEAK is encoded by the coding sequence GTGAAATTGATCCATACGGCAGACCTGCACATCGGAAAGAGCGTGTGCGAGCATTCGATGCTCGACGAACAGAGGCATATTCTGGCCGAAATCCTGAAAGCGGTAGAAACGGAAAAGCCCGAGGCGCTGCTGGTTGCAGGCGATGTTTACGACAAGTCGGTTCCTTCTGCCGATGCGGTTGCCGTGCTGGACGATTTTTTGGTGAAGCTCTCCAAGACGGGTACTAAGGTGTTCGTGCTGAGCGGTAACCACGATTCCGCAGAACGTCTTGCCTTTGGCGGTAGGCTCATGAACGATCGCGGCGTGTACATGTCGCAGGTGTATTCTGGCTCCTTTATGCCTGTCACGCTCAAGGACGATTTTGGCGAGGTCGACGTGTGGTTGCTTCCGTTTGTGCGTCCGGCCGCAGTGCGCGCATGCCTCAAGAGCGATGAAGAACGTGGCGAGGTCGTGGACTATACCTCTGCCATGCGAATGGCGATTGCGCAGATGAATTTTACGCCGGGGCGTCGCAACGTACTTTTGGCACACCAGTTCGTAACGGGTGCCGAACGGAGTGATTCCGAAGAAAATGTGGGTGGCCTCGACAATGTGGATGCATCTGTTTTCGATGGCTTTGACTACGTGGCGCTCGGGCATATCCATAAGCCGCAGAATGTAGCGAAAGATGAATCCGGAGTGGCACGTGTGCGTTACAGCGGGACGCCTCTCAAGTATTCATTGTCCGAGAAGGATCACAAGAAATCCTTGACGGTTATCGAACTGGGCGCGAAGGCGGATGCGGGCCTTTCTGAAATTGCAGTTCACGAAATTCCGCTTACGCCGAAGCATGATGTGCGTGAAATCCGCGGGACCTTTGCTGAACTCGTGTCGCCGGATTTTCAGCGCGGGCAACTGACTGAAGGGCTCAAGCCGGACGATTACATTTACGTCAAGTTGACGGATGAGAATGACGTGCCCGATGCCGCCTTGAAGTTACGCGGCATATACCCGAACTTGATGATGCTCGATTATGACAACGAGCGCACCCGCAATCAAAAGATTGTAGTTGGGGAAGGCAAGGCGGAACAGAAAACGCCGATGCAATTGTTCTCTGAATTCTTTACGGACATGACCAAGCGCGAACTGAATGAAGAGGAATGCGAATTCGTGCGCGATATGATTGATTGTATCTGGGAGGCTAAATGA